From one Streptomyces sp. R41 genomic stretch:
- a CDS encoding enediyne antibiotic chromoprotein — protein sequence MQIRSRLTKAGMLGAAAVAALAFSTAPASAAPAVTASPGTGLADGQSVTVTGTGYPAGAEVAVSQCRETTTCTDALTKATVGADGTFTVGYTVRKAFTATDWGTGSTVSVDCAAQQCQLVAYLEATGPVGTSISFG from the coding sequence ATGCAGATCCGCTCGCGTCTGACCAAGGCCGGCATGCTGGGCGCCGCCGCCGTAGCCGCCCTCGCCTTCTCCACGGCCCCGGCCTCCGCGGCCCCGGCGGTGACCGCCTCGCCCGGCACCGGACTGGCCGACGGCCAGTCCGTCACCGTGACGGGCACCGGCTACCCGGCGGGCGCCGAGGTCGCCGTGTCGCAGTGCAGGGAGACCACCACGTGCACCGACGCCCTGACGAAGGCCACCGTCGGCGCCGACGGCACCTTCACCGTCGGCTACACCGTGCGGAAGGCGTTCACGGCCACCGACTGGGGCACCGGCTCCACCGTGAGCGTGGACTGCGCCGCGCAGCAGTGTCAGTTGGTCGCCTACCTCGAGGCCACGGGCCCCGTCGGCACCAGCATCTCCTTCGGCTGA
- a CDS encoding EamA/RhaT family transporter: MSDETETGTGTPAGPQPEPLRFFGTTWVEHDGGYTGRRIGVAMGALAAAVAACFVLRFAYQGLAIADVGKPVTVLVVVMFAVCSALAFRHTWDAFGKRPDPDRQASLRGPLAIGFIGSLLAYFFRSLTEAPGEKLHREEYETAREQYERRTKRRTGNPSRKRGRRS; the protein is encoded by the coding sequence GTGAGCGACGAGACCGAGACCGGAACCGGCACCCCCGCGGGGCCCCAGCCCGAACCCCTGCGTTTCTTCGGGACGACCTGGGTGGAGCACGACGGCGGCTATACGGGCCGCCGTATCGGCGTCGCCATGGGCGCCCTGGCGGCCGCGGTGGCCGCCTGCTTCGTCCTCCGCTTCGCCTACCAGGGCCTGGCGATCGCGGACGTGGGCAAGCCCGTGACCGTCCTGGTCGTGGTGATGTTCGCGGTCTGCAGCGCCCTGGCGTTCCGCCACACCTGGGACGCGTTCGGCAAGCGCCCCGACCCCGACCGCCAGGCCTCCCTCCGCGGCCCCCTGGCCATCGGCTTCATCGGCTCCCTCCTCGCCTACTTCTTCCGCTCCCTCACCGAGGCCCCGGGCGAGAAACTCCACCGCGAGGAGTACGAGACGGCACGGGAGCAGTACGAGCGCCGCACCAAGCGCCGCACGGGCAACCCGTCGCGTAAGCGAGGCCGCCGCTCCTAG